ACAGGCCTTCCGAACAACCTACGGATACGAGTGGCAGGGTGATAGTCTGCTGTTGGCTCGTGAAAATTTGTTCTGCACCTTTGTTGACTATTACGAGGCACGTTTCGGTTCCGCACCTGAGAACACGCTATTGCAGGAGTTTGCTGAAATTATTTCCTGGAACATTTGGCAGATGGACGGACTGACTTATTGCATACCGCGGGAGAAAAAGGAAGAGGCACCGCAGACTCAACTTTCTCTTTTTGATGAAACGCCCTCAGAAGCGCCTGCTTCTCTGTGCATTATTAAGGACTGGCAGACGGGAAAAACCATAAAAGTAATCGATATTAAAAGAAAACAAACTAAAAACCAAGATATTATGAAGTTCGATGTAATAATTGGGAATCCTCCGTATCAGGAGGAAACCGTGGGTGAACAGGAATCAATGCAACCACCCGTTTATCATTATTTCATAGACGAGGCATATAAGCTTTCTTATATCGTTGAGCTTATTCATCCTGCAAGATTCCTTTTTGATGCAGGTGCTACACCACATACATGGAATATGAAAATGCTTAATGATACACATTTAAAAACATTATGGTATGAAGAAAATGGTAAAAATGTATTCCCCAATCAAGACATAAAGGCAGGTGTTGTATGCACATATCATAATGCAAAAGTCGAGTTTGGTGCAATTGAAATTTTTACCAAATATCCTGAGTTAAACACTATCATCCATAAAGTTAAAAGCAAGGATGGTTTTAGTAGCATGTCTTCAATTGTGGTTACGCGCACAGCATACAGATTCACCGATGTAATGCATAAAGAACATCCTGAAGCAGAGTCTCAGTTAAGTAAAGGGCATGCATATGATGTGTCAACCAATATTTTCGAGAGATTACCACAAGTATTCTATTCAAGTAAGCCAGCTGATGGTAAAGATTATATAGGTATATATGGTAGAACAGAAAATGAAAGAGCAATAATGTATGTAAGGAGAGACTATATAAAGCATGTATCTAACTTAGATAGTTACAAGATATTTCTTCCCAAAGCCAGTGGCACTGGCATCTTTGGCGAAGCAATAACTGTTCCTGTAATAGGCGATAAAGCAGTTGGCAACACGGAGACGTTTATAAGTATAGGCAATTTTGAGGATAGGGCTCAGGCTGAGAATTGCAAACATTATGTTTGCTCCAAATTTGCAAGGACACTTTTAAATGTACTGAAAACGACTCAAGATATAACACCTCAAAAGTGGAAGTATGTCCCTCTCCAAGACTTCACCCCTTCTTCCGACATCGACTGGAGCAAGAGTATTGCGGAGATAGACGAGCAACTGTTCGACAAATACGGCTTGGACGAGCAGGAGCGAAACTTTATAAGGACAAAAGTAAAGGAAATGGTATGATGGGGGAACTATTTGTCATCGTAATGCCCGTAGGCCCTAAGTACCAGCACCAATATGGCATCGTCGAAGATTCGGTACACCAAGCGGTGCTTCTTAGTGATGTGCCTGCTCCAACGTCCTTGCGGCTCACCCTTCAGAGGCTCTGGGTGGCCGGTTCCCGTTTGGGGATGCTCCATAAGTTCAAGAAGCATTTTTGTCATCTTTTGAAATGCTTTTGGCTCATGGCGCTTCAGTTGCTGCATTTCCAACTTTGCCTCATCGGTGTATTCAAGCTTATACATGGAGGTCAGAGGCTGTTAAGGAAACTGTGCAATTCTTCTGCAGAGTTTATACGATGTGTTTTTCCCTGCTTATATTCCTCTTCTCCACGCTTAAGGCTTTCAAAAAACTCATCACGGGAAACAAGCGTCGGGTCAGCCTGCTTCTCTGCAACAAGTTTGCGCAGATATTTAGCGGTTCGCTTCAGCAGATTCTCGTCTTCGGCAATAATGCTCATGTTGCGGAGAATCTCGGCATTCATTTGTATTGCAGTCATACCAATATTATAATTGTTTGCTGCAAAATTAGGTAAATTCCCCGAAACCACAAACAAAAATGAAAAAAAACTTATCATTATATGATGGACGCAACGAGGATTCATAGCTTCAATAGCTTCGTCAGGATGATGTATGCCTACAGCACGCCTGAAATAGCACGCCATAATGGGTGGCTGAAAATCGGTGACACGGAGCAGGGTGTGCACAAGCGCATCAAGCAGCAGACGCATACTGCTGACGTCAAGTTTAAACTGGAATGGAAGGACATCGCCATGTATCGTGATGACTGCACCTATTTCCGCGACCATGACTTCCACGACTACCTGACGGAATACAAAGGTATTGAGCGCAACGACCATACCGAATGGTTCCGTATAGATGGTCAGGAACTGAGACGGTGTTTCGAGGAGTTTGTAAGCCGTGATTATCAACAAAAGGGGCTGCACTACAGCTATAAATTGCGTGATGAACAGCAGCAGGCCGTAGAGAAAACACTTGGTTATCTGGAGTCCAATAATGGCGAAGGCAAGTTCTTGTGGAATGCTAAGCCGCGCTTTGGCAAGACCCTCACTGCATACGAATTAATAAAGCAGATGAAGGCTAAGAACGTTCTAATAGTTACTAATCGCCCGTCAATAGCCAACTCATGGTGCGATGACTATGAGAAATACTTGGCCGGACAGTCTGGCTACCGCTTTGTGAGTGACAACGAATCGTTACAAGGTCGGCAAGGTGTGATGACCAGAGATATGTTATTAAAGTGGCTCCCCAAACGCGATGAGAACTTCGCAGGTCAGATAAGTTTTGAAAGTCTTCAAGGTCTGAAAGGCTCCGTCTATTTCGGTGGCAACTATGACAAACTGAAATGGGTCAAGGAATTGAAATGGGACATGTTGATTGTGGACGAGAGCCATGAGGGAGTGGACACCATGCGTACTGATCGTGCCTTCAACAGTATCCAGCGCAAGTTTACACTATATCTCAGCGGCACGCCCTTCAAGGCCATCGCATCGGGAGAGTTTAGCGACCACCAGATATTCAACTGGAGTTATGCCGATGAGCAGGAGGCCAAGGAAAATTGGGTAAGCGATAACCATAATCCGTATGAAAACATGCCTCGACTGAACCTTTTCACCTATCGTATGAGCGACATCGTGCGCGAACAGGTGAAGCAAGGTATGAACTTGGATGAGGAAGGGACAATTGACTATGCTTTCGACTTGAACGAATTTTTCAGAACCAAAGAAGACGGCACGTTTGAGCATGAGGCAGACGTGCGCAAATTTCTCCGTGCGTTGACTACACAAGAAAAATTTCCTTTTTCAACGGAAGAACTTAAAAAAGAGATGGCTCATACCTTCTGGTTGTTTAACCGCGTTGCCAGTGCCAAAGCGATGGCTCGCCTGCTTAAGGAAAACGACTCTCCTTTTGCGGACTACGAAGTGGTGATTGCAGCAGGCGACGGTTCGATAGATGATAACACAGAGACCGTAAGAGCCTACAACCGGGTGAAAGAAGCCATTAGGACCCACGAAAAGACTATCACGCTGAGTGTAACCCAACTGACCACAGGTGTTACCATTCCTGAGTGGAGCGGCGTGCTGATGCTATGCAATATGCAGAGTGCCCAGCTATATATGCAGGCTGCTTTCAGAGCGCAGAACCCATACGAATACTCAGACGAAGGAAAAATCGTGAGAAAGGACAATGCCTATGTATTCGACTTCGACCCAGCAAGAACGCTGATGCTTTACGACGAGTTTGCCAATAATCTCAAGAAGGGTACAGCCGGAGGCAATGGCACAACAGAGGAACGACAGCAGAACATCAAACAGCTGCTAAACTTCTTCCCCGTCATAGCTGAAGACGATGAGGGAAGAATGATGCAGATTGATGAACGTCAGGTGCTAAGCATCCCGAGGAAAATAAAATGTGAAGAGGTGGTAAAGCGTGGCTTTATGAGTAATCTGCTATTTAGGAACATTGCCAATATCTTCAGCGCCCCGTTAATAGTGGGTGAGATTCTGAAGAAGTTGGATAAAGCACATGAAGAGCGGGGACATAACACAAATACAGACCTTGACGAAGCATGTGATGTGAGTGTTGACGATAATGGTGAAGTTGCTATCCCGACAGAGGTCATCATTGGCCAGGAACAACAGATTTTTGGCGACAAGCTCTATCAAACCTTCGAAGATATAGAAGCTGAGATACCAGTGGCGGCTGAAAGTGCCGACCAAGTGCTGACGGCCATTGATCAGGTTAGCAATAGCCTGAAGACTGCCGTTGAACAGAGCATCATCAGGCCTGCATCAGAAGAATACGAACTTTCGCAAGCCCAGACGAAGCGTATAGTCAGAGATTCACAGAAAGAACTGGAAATTAAGATAGAGAAGATAAAGGGTGATTTTGAACAGCAACGTAAGATAGCAGAAGTTAAGCATGAAGAGGCTCGCAGACTGGCAACCACTGAACAAGAGTTGGAGGCTGCTGACAAGACCTTGCGTCAAGAAATGGAACAGGTCATGAAAGTTGTGAACGATGCCATCAAAGAGACCACCAATGACATCATCAACAACAAACCCAAAGAAGTCATAGAACGTATTGAGAAGGACAAGGAGGAACGGAAGAAAGCCAGTGTGGAGGATGAAGTCCGAGCACATTTGCGTGGCTTTGCCCGTACCATTCCCAGTTTCATCATGGCTTATGATGAGGGAGACCTGACACTCAACAACTTTGACAAGGACATTGAGGACGATGTGTTCAAAGAGGTAACCAGTATTACCCTTGACGAATTCCGCTTCCTGCGCGATGGCGGTGATTATGATGAGAATGGAATAACGAAACATTTCAACGGGCATCTGTTCGATGAAGTGGTGTTTGACGATGCAATTGCGGAGTTCCGTAAGAAAAGACAGGAACTTGCTAACTATTTCGATGAGTCGCAGAAAGAGGATATCTTCGATTACATTCCACCACAGAAGACAAATCAGATTTATACGCCCAAATGGGTAGTAAAAAAGATGGTTGACTTATTAGAACAGGAGAATCCACATATCTTCGAAGAACCTCAGAAGACTTTTGCTGACTTATATATGAAGT
The sequence above is a segment of the Prevotella sp. E9-3 genome. Coding sequences within it:
- a CDS encoding Eco57I restriction-modification methylase domain-containing protein, whose amino-acid sequence is MAQILRDHTTGRNILWCTHDYESKGDGYQYSDEIRRELITGEHGTIIRPRVLKSKEEQSDRVKDMAEVFTPSWVVKMMVDYVSIEVNTLSLELTCGEAPFLVSRYDATTGEPIDINERVGLLDNKLRMVNEQQLSNDEWLTQVRQAFRTTYGYEWQGDSLLLARENLFCTFVDYYEARFGSAPENTLLQEFAEIISWNIWQMDGLTYCIPREKKEEAPQTQLSLFDETPSEAPASLCIIKDWQTGKTIKVIDIKRKQTKNQDIMKFDVIIGNPPYQEETVGEQESMQPPVYHYFIDEAYKLSYIVELIHPARFLFDAGATPHTWNMKMLNDTHLKTLWYEENGKNVFPNQDIKAGVVCTYHNAKVEFGAIEIFTKYPELNTIIHKVKSKDGFSSMSSIVVTRTAYRFTDVMHKEHPEAESQLSKGHAYDVSTNIFERLPQVFYSSKPADGKDYIGIYGRTENERAIMYVRRDYIKHVSNLDSYKIFLPKASGTGIFGEAITVPVIGDKAVGNTETFISIGNFEDRAQAENCKHYVCSKFARTLLNVLKTTQDITPQKWKYVPLQDFTPSSDIDWSKSIAEIDEQLFDKYGLDEQERNFIRTKVKEMV
- a CDS encoding Txe/YoeB family addiction module toxin; translation: MYKLEYTDEAKLEMQQLKRHEPKAFQKMTKMLLELMEHPQTGTGHPEPLKGEPQGRWSRHITKKHRLVYRIFDDAILVLVLRAYGHYDDK
- a CDS encoding DEAD/DEAH box helicase family protein, translated to MMDATRIHSFNSFVRMMYAYSTPEIARHNGWLKIGDTEQGVHKRIKQQTHTADVKFKLEWKDIAMYRDDCTYFRDHDFHDYLTEYKGIERNDHTEWFRIDGQELRRCFEEFVSRDYQQKGLHYSYKLRDEQQQAVEKTLGYLESNNGEGKFLWNAKPRFGKTLTAYELIKQMKAKNVLIVTNRPSIANSWCDDYEKYLAGQSGYRFVSDNESLQGRQGVMTRDMLLKWLPKRDENFAGQISFESLQGLKGSVYFGGNYDKLKWVKELKWDMLIVDESHEGVDTMRTDRAFNSIQRKFTLYLSGTPFKAIASGEFSDHQIFNWSYADEQEAKENWVSDNHNPYENMPRLNLFTYRMSDIVREQVKQGMNLDEEGTIDYAFDLNEFFRTKEDGTFEHEADVRKFLRALTTQEKFPFSTEELKKEMAHTFWLFNRVASAKAMARLLKENDSPFADYEVVIAAGDGSIDDNTETVRAYNRVKEAIRTHEKTITLSVTQLTTGVTIPEWSGVLMLCNMQSAQLYMQAAFRAQNPYEYSDEGKIVRKDNAYVFDFDPARTLMLYDEFANNLKKGTAGGNGTTEERQQNIKQLLNFFPVIAEDDEGRMMQIDERQVLSIPRKIKCEEVVKRGFMSNLLFRNIANIFSAPLIVGEILKKLDKAHEERGHNTNTDLDEACDVSVDDNGEVAIPTEVIIGQEQQIFGDKLYQTFEDIEAEIPVAAESADQVLTAIDQVSNSLKTAVEQSIIRPASEEYELSQAQTKRIVRDSQKELEIKIEKIKGDFEQQRKIAEVKHEEARRLATTEQELEAADKTLRQEMEQVMKVVNDAIKETTNDIINNKPKEVIERIEKDKEERKKASVEDEVRAHLRGFARTIPSFIMAYDEGDLTLNNFDKDIEDDVFKEVTSITLDEFRFLRDGGDYDENGITKHFNGHLFDEVVFDDAIAEFRKKRQELANYFDESQKEDIFDYIPPQKTNQIYTPKWVVKKMVDLLEQENPHIFEEPQKTFADLYMKSGLYITEIVRRLYNNEVMQRQIPDDHERIQHILKHQVYGFAPTRIIFLIATRYILGFDPSFEQEKSNFRQVDTVPYAKEGRIKELIEKEFGT